Sequence from the Eleginops maclovinus isolate JMC-PN-2008 ecotype Puerto Natales chromosome 14, JC_Emac_rtc_rv5, whole genome shotgun sequence genome:
TGTTAGAATTAAGTTAATTCTGTAGTCTATGGATGGCATCGTTGACATTATGGCCATGGCGCTGCGTAAAAACGCACGATCATCTTAAAAGCTCTGGGGGGATTGAAGCACTCACTAAACcgtgcaaatatatatatattgattgtGTTCATTAGACATCATGCATGGAGGAGGACACACAGTATGTCCCTTTGATACCAATAGATGCCTCGAATTCAAGTTAAAAATCCAATGTAGTGGATTTGGGTAACAAAGCAGCAGATAATGCACACAGTAGATGGAGATCACATTGCATGACACTGCAAACAGCGTGGATTTAGTGAGGATTGTGGGACTTAGTCTCAATATGTTTGCATCAACTATAATCCACATAACTGTGTAGTTTGGCTAAGTGCAATGATAGTCTATTCGCAAGGCTAACCATCAGTGTAACACAGTTATCTGTGTTTAAGCATAAACTGCCATTTTAATTTCATGTGCATGCTGTTGCTCCTTTAAGACGAATCAGCAGCTATCCATCTACACTGTTCACCCGTTTCAAGATGGCAAAATGAATACTGGGTAACTTTTGCAATGACTTTAAATCAAGCACATTTGAAAAGCACCTTAAATGCGTCCGTTTACAGAGACAGCTAGAGACTgacattatgtttgttttgcataatCTGCAGGTTTAGCTAATCCCGGTTTGCATCACATATTCAAGGGAAAACTCAGATGGTTAATGTCTTCAGGTGATTTGAATTACTTTACCTAATGAGGCTTCTTCATGCTTGATTGATATCTCACTCAAGTACCTGTTAGAAGTAGACAACTGTTATTGTTGGATTGAGTCCTCTGACATCATGCAACGTCATCCTTTGAAGAAGTCTGATCATCCAGAACATCTGAAAGAAGCATGTATTAGAAACTACAAGTATGTCCAGTACCTTTATTTCACTGGTAAACTGTATACACGCGACCCAATGTAAATACATGTACATTTTACCAACAGGCAAAAAGATATTCATCAAAGTCCGAGTCTAAAAAAACTCAATTTATTCAGCTGTGTTTTGTCACTCATTACATTAATCACTTTAAAACTAATATAGGGCTAATATTAGATGTTTGGCGTTAGTGGTCTCTCGATACCTCTTTAAAGCGTTTGGCGCCATCTAGTGGTCAACCGCAGAAATGCGTCTGATATTATGACTTCCATAATTcataatttaacatttattcGTAGTAGAATCCCCATGACAACATCTGTGAGTAGATCACGTGGAGAACAGTTCCCctttgtgtgcctgtgtgcctgTCAGCTATATGCCCCctgcccccttttttttttttttttggacatgCCACAAAGTGACAGATGGGGTGGTGCGACAAAGTCACGTTGCAAAATGCACGACCTACTGCACCTTGCATATTcagcattaaaaagaaaaagaaaaaatgataagGCCGATCGACTGGTTTGTATATATTCAAAAGTGTCTCCTCtattttatataacattacTACAGGGGAGATTAGAATGCTCTTAAAGCGCTAAAATGCGCATCATCACTCGCAGCCTTGACAACCGGCGCATCAGTAATCcgttgatgtttatttttagatcTCTCCGTCGCTGCGAGCTACCCTCGTTCAACACACAGCCCATGTTCCTGCGGTCAATAATTCATATGTTGTAGGCCTGCAGCAGTCACCGAGCAGGCTGCAACCACCCCGGAACACAAGACGCCAAAAAGCGCACAGGGAGGACCGCCTGAAGATCGATGAACCCCAAAGCTCCCATGAGGCAGCAAAACGGAAACATACCGGCCACATCTGGGAGGTGAGGTCATATTTGTAAGGTTTTATCTAGACAGAGGAAATATTTTtcataagaaaacacaaaatactaGCTAGTGAcctgcttgtttttattttatttatttattattattatcattttcaaTTGAATTACGTGTGGTTGCAAGTTATTTGGGGGGGATTATTCTACCAAAATGTATAATTGGACTTATTTTTGGGGCTTCCAAAATAATATTAGCCTTCAAAACCACTGATACATGTATAAATTATCTTTGTTAAAAAGGTAGAAATGTCAGGGACCACAACTTCAGGAGAAATAACAAGTTCAACAACGTTTTAGGACAATCTTTGTGAcagttgttttcagttttacataATTGTGTtccctgtttgttttactgcGTTTTGTTGCTTTATATTCTTAATTTTAACCAGTTTGTATGTAAAACACAAATGCCTCTTTGCCCAATGTGTGAAACTTGCTCTTTGATTGTcttgtttcaaaatgtcataaCGTGAAAATTCAGGCACTACAAATGTAGATAAAACAAGCTCAACAAATTCATTCTTCTCTATGTAGAATACTTAATTCTCCACTAAgtatttaaacctttttatatttgttatactTTGTTCTAGAGCGTTTTACTTGTCCTGTGTGGATTAAACACAATGTTCTTGTTGCTGAGTGTTAAACTTGCCTTGCTGTCCAGGAAGCAACTCGGAGAGAGAGTCCACATCGTGGCCTCAATGCCCACTGAGTACCAGGAGAGGTTCCTCCCCCCGCGCTGCCACACGACTATGGTCACCAGCTGCCCACAAAAAGCCCCTTATCACACGCTGAAGGGGACCAACACTGACACGGCCTACGCTCATGTAAGAGTTAAAAGTCTGGTAAAACTTTGAAAATCTGTGACTCCCCACCTGTGAGGCACAACAGTCCATGATGCAGTGCTGCTGGGTGCCCAGGTGCTGTGGTGAAAGACATACTGGGAAATAAAGGACCCTGGAGTTGAGCAGGACACAAAATGATTCCTGATAACAAATCCTCGAACATTCACAACCTACATAAACAGAATATTATATGAACGTAAACAACTACTTATAGTAATGTAGAGTAAAGAACAATTTTGTGGAAGGTTATCAACTGAACAgcaattcatttcattaaacaGGACATCCCATGACTTTATCCATAAGTATTTAACTGGGTCAGGAAAAAATAGTTAGAAAAATTTCACAACAATCCAGATTTTCCATGTGGGAACCCTGAGCACATTACTCACACAGCATAAggagattgttttgtttttttcagaagaCTGTATGTAACCCAAAAATGCCTCCAACATCAACCGGAGGCTCCGAAGTCGTCTCTGCCCCCTAAAGTCAACCGCAGATGCAGCAGCGCTCCCAACAATCCTGTGCGCTCTGTAGCCAACCAGATGGCATCCATGGCTTACACATCGGTGTACAAATGTAAGCGGAGTCATACATTGAAGAACAACAAACATATACACCCTGATTCTAAATccactctccttttctcttattttcaGATGATTTCCAGGCATGGAAGGCAAACAAGCGCAAGCCGTATAAACTAGTTGACAGCTTGCAAGTCAACCAAGGATTAGTCGTCAACAGCAGCACTTCCAAAGCTAACTCCAAAGTAGTCGAAAAGGTGCCTTTTGAAAGCATCACCAGCTACAGATCGGATTATGTCGCCCATCCGGTGCAGCCCAGGAAATGCAGGAACAGCTGGTGCACCAAACCAAAGCTCTGCCTTTAGGTAAAGCCAAAGAGTCCTTTCCACCTGCAGATAagaaccacttcctgtccacATCACACGCAGACTACACAGCACACAAGTGTTTGCGCACCAAACCAATTCTGCCATCTGTggagcacagagagaggagcaagGAGCCCTTTGAAACCAAAACCACCATGAGGGAGGCTTTCAAAGCTTGGGACACACCCAGACGCTCCCCCTGTGTCCCCAAGGAAGGCCTGGACTGGGCCAAGACAGCAACCGTCTCACTGTGTGCAAACCAGACTTACGAGAGCTGCAACACAAACCAGAAGCCTTCCAGCCCTAATCCCGAAGTGAGTGACACTGAAGGGTGCAAGTCCACCGAAAATACTCCTAGTCCTGCTGAAGACGGAGGGTTTGCCCGCTTGGATCGCACCTCCCCGGACATGGAAGAATCTAGGACGTGCCAGAAGAGCTTTACGGACAGAACAGTGAATTGGTTCGATGGTGGGATTTGTGAGGAGAGCCCTGAGGAACACCCCATCTTCAGCTGCATGGTGTCCACCAGAAGCTGAGCTCTCTGAGGACACGTTACCTCAGGTAGCCTCCAACTTTGCAGCAATAAAAGCAGTCAACAGTACTGAGATTACGTAATGGCAGCTATTTTTTATAGTATTAAGCATCTCACTTGTTCTCCACAACACATTTTGAGTGCTTTATAATCTACTTAACTGAAGGCGTTCATATTCCAAGTAACATTATACTGCTATATGTGGTTTAACACATCAATTAATGAATGGTGTGTAGTAGGGCTCCTATTTATGATATTCATTCACATGCACATAATGCTTTACATAAACCGTAATTCTTTGGTTTAGAAAAAGAGGGCCATCACAACTTCAAAGCCTATAACTTCTTTGAGTGTCCAAATACCCAACAATATTGACTTTACATTAATATGAGAAATAATAGAAAGAAGACCTCTTATTTGGGAGTGTCCAATCAGGAAATATTGACATTTGTTCACCCTCGCTGCTTGAAAACAAtgattaaaaatattaaaagtagGAACCAGAGGATATCGGACTATTCCGAtcttgtgtttaaataaaaacgCTCAGAGGTAATGTTTGGGAATGAGTACAAAAACTTGATGAACATGTTATAAACACCAAACAATAGATACTGTAATAAtggcaattacattttattaaaaaaaaacaaatatcctcAAAAGGAAAGGCTTGGACTTGTCCACGTCTGAACTGGGAGAACTTTCCAATCCATCCTATTTACATCATATACAACTAAAGCTTTCTTAGAGAACATAAAAactatcattaaaaaaaatgtggccCAACTCCCATATGCACATCAGCCTTCCATATTATCTTGGGTGacattttaagtaattaaaacgtatttattacattttccattCAGTTCTCCTCCCGCTACTTCACATTAACATCAACAGTCCCCTTCGTGTGGAGTCCACATAGTTCAACGTGTTTGGAGCTCAAAAAGCCGTCAGTCTTCCTGGAAACGGATGTGCTTAGTGGCCTCCTTGGCCCGGGCGAGGATGATTTTTTCGGCTTTGGATATGAGCTGAAGTGTTACACAATGAGAAATCAGTGATTAAACCAAGTGAGGAGGCTTTACCCGTATTTGTTCATATGCCAAATGTGTATCCAGGATAAGCTGCTTATCAAATATACAACCTTATCCTTTCCTGTATTTTACcatataaaaacatcatttaaagtCTGCATTACTTTATCACAGCCAGTCATATCCCATATTTGAGTTTCACATCATTTGGATAAGAAATAACTGCAAACTTTTCATACTTGTAATGGAACAATCACTAATATATTGCTAGGCACAGTATATATGATTGTATTTAACAATGTAGAGGTTGCTCTCACCTTCTCTGTGCCACGCTTCTTCTCCCTCGGGCGATTCAGCTTCACCTGTCGGTCCACTAAGATCTTCTGCCAGTACCGTTGTTCATgatcacctttttaaaaaaagccagATATTCACCATGCTGAGATTAATACTCATGACGCAAAAATGAAATCTATTATCCTGACAACAGAATGCAAGACTAGCAAATTAACTTCCATAATcaccaattatttttaaaaagtagacaGAAAAGTAACAACGCATACCTGAGAGGATCTCGATCGCCCAGCTGTGctctttctgcagctctgctctcACGTCACTCACAGCTTTAGCGTCCTCGGGGGTGTGAAAGCGGATGTGACCCTCAGAATCTCCATCCAGTGTGTCGATGTACGCCACGGGGGCCACTTTGGACAGAGCGTCCTGCACAGAATAACACCCAAAATAAAGCTTTGGTTCGCGATGATACAGATACCGAGCACACTTCATAAATGCACAGGAGGCCAACTCTCCTTCATTCTTTGATATTACGCTCTTATACTCTCACATTTATAGAAGATATttctaaagtgtttttattcaaacgACGCTACGGTCCACTTCACATTATAACAAACagtttttatgtatatttgtaGTTTTCTACCTCTCATAATCCTCACTTATTTGCCACGTTCTCTTTTTAAATCCCTATTTAAATTCATAGTATTAACTTGCTATACacttgataaaaaatgtaatccccTGTACCAccacatatttacattattttatttaatattgtatttctgtttatattttaacctcatgttttagattttaatgttggtgattttctttttccccctatttatatattaaatgagAATTGTTAGCAGGTGCCTGAGAGGTTTCTATTTGCAACGACTTGTTGGTTTTGTTAGTGTGCATATGAGAAATAAGCTATTGGTCGTCGTTTTGTTGGTCTGTATGTATGATTCGATCACCAAACGCagatgataataatagtaacGTTGCACTGTACCTTGATGAACTTCCTGGCCGGCAGCGGCTTGCTGTCTGTGATCTTCACGATGACTCCGCTGGTGTACTGCGGACCTATGTTTGACACCTTCTCACTTTTCACACTCTCTATTTCACTCTTCTCAACtagaagaaagaaacacacaaaacaaaatgatcagaaaatGCTCAATAATGCTGGCTCTGCAATAATATTACCCTTAATATGATGTCTTTCAATTAACACAGTGATATTACTGCTGTCTATAAGATCGGTTCAACACTCTTTATGTCATGTCATTGTGTGTAAACATGACAatttatttgaatgactttCCTTCAGAAATGTTCTAGAACCTGCAaggtccgctgcaactcttactacttttaaatccaggcagAAGACTTTCCTTTTGCCGctgtttttaattgaactacTCTTATCtaacactgcactgtaactttgaTTCATGTGTTGTATGTCGGtgttattcatttttcatgttcattttgttCTCTCTGCTTTGTGATGACATGCTTTTTTTCCTCAATGAGTTACCCCTGCACTATTTCTgaacgctcttaatgtctttcatttttgtaaaacactttgaattgccttgtgttgaaaggtgctatatgaaTAAACTTGCCTAGTAAAGAATTGGTGGACTAATTCATATCAAGAATAACTGAGTCTAATAAGATGGATTGATGGATTTTATCTGTctaaaccaaaataaatccaCTTTCTTTTTGATATACAACAGAGAATCAGGAAGTGTCTATGTTTGAGAGGAATATACATAATTATCTGACATTATGGCATAACAAATATCACTTTAACGACAGGTTTGACAGTCTTCACATGTCATGTGCACTGATGTTAGTGTATGTAAAATGTGACGCacccaaaaatattttgaagTCGTCGCTCCGATGAGAAACAGACCTTTAAAAGTGGAATATGCTtcattttgcattcatttctgCTTATTGAAAATCAAAATGTCTGAAGGGGAATATCAACATTGGTCATTCATGACCCCAGCTTATGGCAATGATTAAGTGATCAGAAAACATGTAGAAACACAGCCTGCAGTCAGTCCATCTGAGACAAACTCACTGCGTTCATCTTTGGGATTGTGGTCTGTCTCCATCACTCCCTTGGGCCCCGGGTGATGGATCTGATTAATGCACTTCTTCAGGGACTTCATGCTCTGCTTCTGCAGGGTCAGATACTCATCCTTCAACTCGAGCCACGCTTTCCTTCACGGGGACGAAAGAGGAACAGTTATTAAATCATCACCTTCAAAATCACTTCACTCTGAAAggggttttcatttattttctcatatgTGTTTTGACACATGTGAGAAAAGGGATGTGGGGTCTTACTTGGACAGAACCCGCAGTGGGATGACTTCTTCTTCGATTTTCAGTTTCTCCTTGTGTTTCttatttctcttcctctttgcttTAACTGCTGAGTcatctctgttttctttcccttcctcAACACCTCGCTCTGTTTCACTCTTAGTGGGCGGATCTGAAAAGGGGAATAACGCGGTCATAGCAAATGACTCATGGTGTCAATGCTGTAAAAACCCATTGTCATGGTTTTTAGATggtgaaaataaaagcacagagagaggaaggggtaAACGgaaacatttgtattgtatttgaatCTATGAGCATGTTTTGATCACCTACCCGTCTTTGATAaatttttctccttctctccgGCTTCACATTTACTCGTCTTCCTCATCTTAGAGGGTATTTCACTTTCGGGTCCCTCTGCTGTCTGCGACCGGcgtctttttttctctgacagTTTGTCCGGGGTCTTCAGAGTGCGAGCGTCCTCCGATTTAAAATCCCCCGTTGCTGAGCGCTTCCTCTTGTGCTCGGACGACTCTGCCTCCATGTCCCGCTCTTTAGATTCCTCAGCGGCAGTCTGCACTGTGGCAccgtctttctttttcttcttctttcgctttttcttctcctcttcttcacctgTAGTAATGTCAAAACATGGCATCAATACAAGGCTCTTTCTGGATATCATCATGGCACATTCAGATTCATTTTGAGTCTctacttctttgtttttatatttatttgtactaATTTCACTCTGCTTTCCTGTCAATCCTCAAGATTGTGTACATATTGTATTCAAACTCCAcattattatgtttgtttacaatatcttatgtttatatattttttctaagTAATAAGTTGATCTATTACATTGTTCTATCTATAATTGTTATCATACTAATGTTAATATCAGATCAGAtacaggtttattgccaagtaggttaacacatacgagaAATTTGTATAAGTAgataaaaagcaataaaaacgatgaaaaattaaataaaaacagctggagCTATTAGACGCTAATATGTAGACAATTATTTACAAGAAATCtggatttattaaaaatgcCAAAAGCAGTATACTAGTGCAAAGTACTTATACATGCTTATACGAATAATACGGTAAAATAAGTAACATATGTGCAGTATTGTTATATAAAGTGGATGAGTAGTAGCTTGTGTACAAATATTTGGAGCGTTGTGCGGAACTGGCaaaacttaaatgaaataaatacaaacaagaaaTTGATGTTTGCATTAATATAATGCATACAGTCTGTACAGAGAGGCTGTGTCAGCGGGGGTCGCCGGCCTTGTTAAAGACGCCgatatatgaatatttattcactgttattgttgtttttatttttaacatgtgCAAATGTCTTGTAAACATGCTGGTTTGACAAAAACTATTTCCAAATTTGGAACAAATAGCCTTTATCTAATCTAATCAGTACAAGACAAGGTTTTTGAATAACGGTACCTGATGGAGGATTGTCAGCCGGCAGAGGGAGAGGCTTCCCCTTCTTGGTCTTGGGGAACATCCCGGGCTTCCTGGGAGCGTCTTCAGGAGGGTTGTTGAGCACCTGTTCTCAAAGatcaacattttcaatttgtttccTTCCTGACAGAAGCAAAACACTGGGCTGGATAATCAGGTATAACCTTTTTCACCTCTATGGCACTCTGTGCTTGCACTCTGTCTCAAACTCCACGAAGGCGAAACCCTTTGGGTCTCCGGTGGTTTTGTATCTGGGGATGCTGACATAAACCACATTCCCGCATTTTGTGAAAACTCTCTCTATCCAGCCGTGCGTCACATCTTTAGGCAAAAGTTCCTTGtgacaaaaaagaagaaagaaagtttACTTTATGACTCAAGATAGACCTGCAAGTACTGAGTAGTTCCATTAGTGATTCATCCTGAATTAGATCATTAATTGTGTTTGTCAATAAATATCCCTCACCTCCAAAGCTTAAAGCAAATTAACATGTTGTAGTTTAGATTATGGCAAGTAACATTTAACTCTTCTTACCACATAGACAGTGCGGCTGTCCACATTACTTGGTACGTCTCCAATCGGATACTGACGTCTCACTTTATTTCCCTCAAGGTTAACctgaaaccaaacacacacacatttctgttcaaCGCATCAAACACACTTAAGTATTGAGCCAGAATCACAGAACAACAAGATTCTCTCCAAAGTACCTCAACAACAGATGAATTTTTCACCGCTCTTGCAATCAGCTTGGTGTCGGTTGTCAGCCTCTTCATCCGATTGAAGCTCACCAATATGGATATGTCAAcatctaaaaacaaaataacaaattcaGTCAAATGTTTAAGACATAATCCAATGTCTTCAATTTCAAAACGTGCACTAAATAATGCAATGGCTGATGACAAGGTAGAGCAATATTTTTCTCCCTTACATCCATCGTCTGACTCATCGATGAGTTTTTTGAGAAAGCGGTCCTTGTGGAGGTTGACGTCTCCGAACCAGAACTCGACTTGCTTCTTCACGTCCCCCATTAGCTGTTTGACACGAgacctcttctttttctccagctccttgCTCTTACTGCTGGGTTCAGCTGTACCAGCATCACCAGCTCCCCTCTCTGTGTCGATCATCCTGGAAGAGGGACTGAGGCACAGGTcattttcagactttttaaatcaaacagcaAATGAGCTTATCTATGTCCATTTACTTGTACTAGAGGATGTCAGAGGATTGTTGCCTCACAACATTTGGTTAAGGGGAGcgaacatgtgtttttatagcaAAACTATAATGATTTGGACAATTCATACATCCTTTACGAAATTATTCATGCACAAATGGAAGGACAAGCAGTCCCTTAGTTTACTGGCAAATATAGGAGACCTTTCgaaatggtgtttttttttcagcaattaaatgttaaaggcagcagattttgattaaaaacCTTGGCCATTCATAGTTTATATTTGACAGATCATCCTCAGATATATATCTTTCACTGTCAATGGgtacattttttgatttttagttcagttttattttttggtttgatttaattatagttaatgtttgtttatgttctaCTCTTTTCTCGTCTTTTCACatcatgtgcaatgccttgtttacattCCGCTGTGACGAAAATTATTGATCTGTAAATCTAAATTGtgatcaataaaatacatcctATCCTATCTCAAATCTGTACTCTCAAATTTGCAGTTTTCTCTTCAAAGTGACTGAACAGATTAGCATCATACAAACTCTATTTGAACATCAATCTCTCTTCATTATTTTCCTTaccaatcatttaaaatgcttaTCAAGAAGATAGGACCCTGGGATGACCTCATATGAAGTACAATACTCTTCAGCAAATTGACAAGAAGTAATATTCGGTTTAACTGCCATACGTTGAATTCACAAGTCTATGGTGAACACCCCCCTTGAATAGCATCAACACATTACATTAATATCACCAGGTATCAAAACACCGTTAGCTTCAAATGTGGCAGCTCCACATTATCTACTAAGTAAAGCCAAGTTACGTTGTGCATTAGCTATAGCTACCAGGCTTAGGCAAACAGCTGTACGCTGTTGTGTGTATTCGCGggtaagctttaaaaaaaaaaaaaaagctgcagtcATGGCCATTGCATTTCAAAACAATTCAATCCTTCACTTAACATAAACGTGCGTGATGATTTCAAGAACTCACCCAGTTTAAGATGTGGAAACAGGTTAGTTTGCTGACctataaataacagaaaacgaGTTAGCTTGCTGCTTGCTAACTTTACATGACCGTCTTTACTTCGTTGTCGCAGAATAATTTCGTCATATCAGAATCAGGGAAAGCACTTCCGCTACTTtccttccaaaataaaatgcaaaataacagTCTGaagttttaacattttatttacaaatgttcaCAAGTGACAATACatctcacatttttttaaatacacatatacatGACAAATATATCAACGTAATAAGACCAATATTCATTGACCTTTAAGatcataataaatataacaaatatcAAAAGCAGTGTGTCTccataagaaaatgtgttgtataggtAATGAAGTACAGTGTAAAATAGTGCAACATCGTGAAAAACAAGAACCTAAGGCACAAAAAGGAAGTCAATGGAGTAAGTTATAGTAGTAAGTAAATGTAGTATATCTAATAAACTTACCGGAGGAACCACGCGGCCGGTTAGCTCAGTTGGTTAGAGCGTGGTGCTAATAACGCCAAGGTCGCGGGTTCGATCCCCGTACTGGCCAGTCATGattttgacacatt
This genomic interval carries:
- the larp7 gene encoding LOW QUALITY PROTEIN: la-related protein 7 (The sequence of the model RefSeq protein was modified relative to this genomic sequence to represent the inferred CDS: inserted 1 base in 1 codon); amino-acid sequence: MIDTERGAGDAGTAEPSSKSKELEKKKRSRVKQLMGDVKKQVEFWFGDVNLHKDRFLKKLIDESDDGYVDISILVSFNRMKRLTTDTKLIARAVKNSSVVEVNLEGNKVRRQYPIGDVPSNVDSRTVYVELLPKDVTHGWIERVFTKCGNVVYVSIPRYKTTGDPKGFAFVEFETEXQAQSAIEVLNNPPEDAPRKPGMFPKTKKGKPLPLPADNPPSGEEEEKKKRKKKKKKDGATVQTAAEESKERDMEAESSEHKRKRSATGDFKSEDARTLKTPDKLSEKKRRRSQTAEGPESEIPSKMRKTSKCEAGEKEKNLSKTDPPTKSETERGVEEGKENRDDSAVKAKRKRNKKHKEKLKIEEEVIPLRVLSKKAWLELKDEYLTLQKQSMKSLKKCINQIHHPGPKGVMETDHNPKDERIEKSEIESVKSEKVSNIGPQYTSGVIVKITDSKPLPARKFIKDALSKVAPVAYIDTLDGDSEGHIRFHTPEDAKAVSDVRAELQKEHSWAIEILSGDHEQRYWQKILVDRQVKLNRPREKKRGTEKLISKAEKIILARAKEATKHIRFQED